From the Streptomyces sp. NBC_00654 genome, the window GGAGGCGGGCGGGTCGATGGTGAGGAACGGCAGGTCCGTCGCGTCCTCGTGCGCCGAGAGATCCGGATGCTTCGCCGCCTCCGCCGCTTCGGCGAGCACATCGGCGGGGAAGCCCTCGGGGAGGCCGAGTTCGGTACGCAGGTCGCGCAGGGCGGTCCCCAGCACGGTGTCTGCCGCTCCGGTCAGGTGGAGATGGCGGCGGGGCATGGAACCGAGCGTAGGGCCGGGTGCGGCAACCGGCATCCCGGGCCCGGGACGGGCAGGGCGGCCGGCTCCCGGGCGCCCCGGGCGGGACCGGCGACCGGCGGCCCGTGAGCGGCGACCGGCGACCGGCAGCCCGTGAGCGGCGCGCCCTTCGCCGCGCGTACCGGTGTTCCGAGGGGCGCCGCGCGCCCCCGTACCCTTGCCGAGGGCCCTGTGCGCAGGCCGGGTCCCTCTGCTTGCGTACGAAGGAGAACCGCCCGTGCTCGTGCTGTTGCCGCCCTCCGAAGGAAAGGCCACCTCGGGGCGCGGAGCACCCCTGAAGCCGGAGTCCCTGTCCCTGTCCGGGCTGGCCGGGGCGCGGGCGGCGGTCCTCGACGCGCTGGTCGAACTGTGCCTGGCCGACGAGGACAAGGCCCGTGAGGTGCTCGGGCTGAGCGAGGGGCTGCGGGGCGAGATCGCGAAGAACGCGGAGCTGCGGACGGCCGGGACCCGTCCGGCCGGGCAGGTCTACACGGGCGTGCTGTACGACGCGCTGGATCTGGCCTCGCTGGACACGGCGGCCCGGCGGCGGGCCGGGAAGTCGCTGCTGGTGTTCTCCGGACTGTGGGGCGCGGTGCGGGTGGGCGACCGTATCCCGTCGTACCGCTGCTCGATGGGGGTGAGCCTGCCGGGTCTCGGCGCCCTCGGGCCGTTCTGGCGGACCCGGATGGACGCGGTGATGCCGGAGGTGGCCGGGGACGGGCTCGTCCTGGATCTGCGGTCGTCCGCGTACACGGCGGCGTGGAAGCCGAAGGGGGAGATCGCGGCGCGCACGGCGAGCGTGCGGGTGCTCCACTCCCAGCTGGTCGACGGGGTCGAGAAGCGGTCCGTGGTGAGCCACTTCAACAAGGCGACCAAGGGCCGCATCGTGCGCGACCTGCTCGTGGCGGGCGCACGGCCGGGAAGGCCGGCCCAGTTGGTGGAGACACTGCGGGATCTCGGGTACACCGTCGAGGCGGCGGCCCCCGCGCGGGCCGGTCAGGCCTGGGCGCTCGACGTGGTGGTGACGGAGATTCACTGACCGCCGCCGGACGGTCGCGTTGCATCATGCGCAACGCTCGTTGCATGGGACGCTGTGTGCGCGGCAGGATGACCCCATGACCTCCTCCGCGCCCTCCGCCGCGCCCGCCGCCCCGTCCGCCTCCGTGCTGGACCTCGCACCCGTCGTCCCCGTCGTCGTCCTCGACGACGCCGCCGACGCGGTGCCGCTGGCACGGGCCCTGGTCGCCGGTGGCCTCCCGGCCATCGAGGTGACGCTGCGCACGGCCGCCGCCCTCGACGCGATCGCGGCCATCGCCGCCGAGGTCCCGGGCGCCGTCGTGGGCGCGGGCACGGTGATCTCCGCGCGGAACGTGACCGACACGGTCGCCGCCGGAGCGCGCTTCCTGGTCAGCCCCGGCTGGACGGACACGCTCCTGGACGCGATGAAGGCCTCGGGCCTGCCCTTCCTGCCCGGTGTCTCCACCACCTCCGAGGTGGTGGCGCTGCTGGAGCGCGGGGTCACGGAGATGAAGTTCTTCCCGGCGGAGGCGGCGGGCGGCACGGCCTATCTCAAGGCCCTGTCCGCACCGCTCCCCCAGGCCCGTTTCTGCCCGACCGGCGGCATCTCCCTCGCCTCCGCCCCCACCTACCTGGCCCTGCCGAACGTCGGCTGTGTCGGCGGCAGCTGGATGGTTCCGGGGGACGCGGTGGCGGCGAAGGACTGGGCACGCGTCGAGCGTCTGGCCGCCGAGGCGGCGGCGCTGCGCGCCTGAGGGCCGGAGCGGCCCCCGGCCCTCAGCGCAGGTGCGAGGTGTCGTTGAGCACGCGCACGGACGCGTTGCCGTCCGCGTAGTAGGCCACCGTCGAGATGGAGGCCGCCGAGAGCTCCATACGGAACATGGACTGCGGCGGGGCCTCCAGGGCGAGCCTGACCAGGGTCTTGATCGGGGTGACATGGGTGACCAGGAGCACCGTGCGGCCCGCGTAGCGGGAGACCAGGCGGTCGCGGGCGGCCGAGACGCGCTCGGCGACCTCGGCGAAGCTCTCGCCACCGCCGGTCGGGGCCGCGTCGGGGGAGGCCAGCCAGGTGGTCAGGTCCTCGCCGTGGCGCTCCCGCACCTCGGCGAAGGTCAGTCCCTCCCAGGCTCCGAAGTCCGTCTCGCGCAGGCCGTCCTCGACGGTGACGTCCAGGCCGAGGCGGGCGGCGACGGCCGCGGCGGTCTCACGGCAGCGGCGCAGGGGCGAGCTGACGATCGCCTGGACCGAGCCCCGCGCGGCGAAGTGCCCGGCGGCGCGGGCCGCCTGGTCGCGGCCCGTCTCCGAGAGTTCGGGGTCGGCGCCGCCACTGCCGGAGAACCGCTTCTCGGGGGTGAGGGCCGTCTCGCCGTGCCGGAGCAGGACGAAGGTGGCGGGCGCGCCCAGATCCGGGGCGGCACCCCAGCCCACCTGCGGGGCGGGCGCGGAAGCCGGGGCGGCCCGGGTGCCCGTGGGGGCGGCCGGGGCCTGTGTGGCCGCCGGAGCCTGCGGGTGTGCCGGGGCCTGCGGGTGTGCCGTGCCCGCGGCACGGGCACCGGCCAGGGCCGCGCGGGCCTTCGCCGCGCCCGCCGCCGCGTCACCGGGCGGCCCCTGGACCGGGGGAAGCCCGCCGCGGGGCGTGTCGAGGTCCGCCGTCGAGGACGACGGCTCCCACTGCTCGCCCCGCCTGCCCGCGTCCATCGCCTCGTTGGCCAGCCGGTCCGCGTGCTTGTTCTGCGCCCGGGGGATCCACTCGTACGTGACGAGGGTGGGCGGGAGGACGGCGGCCGCCCGTGCCGCGAGCGGCTTCATGTCGGGGTGCTTGATCTTCCAGCGCCCCGACATCTGCTCGACCACCAGCTTGGAGTCCATCCGCACACACACCTGGACGGAACCGTCCGACGCGTCCGGGAACAGCGCCTTCGCGGCTTCCAGACCGGCGATCAGGCCCCGGTACTCGGCGACGTTGTTCGTCGCGACACCGATGTACTCGGCGGCCTCGGCGAGCGTCTCGCCGGTGGCCGGGTCGATGACGACGGCACCGTATCCGGCGGGCCCCGGGTTGCCCCGGGAACCGCCGTCGGCCTCGACGACAAGCCGGCGGACAGGCGGCATTACAGGCCCGACTCCGAGGTGCGCACCAGGATGCGGTGGCAGTTCTCGCAGCGCAGCACCGTGTCGGGCGACGCGGCCTTCACATCGTTGACCTCGGTGATGTTCAGCTCCAGCCGGCAGCCCTCGCAGCGGCGCTGGTAGAGCCGGGCGGCGCCGACCCCGCCCTGCTGGGCGCGGAGCTTGTCGTAGAGCTTCAGCAGGTCCGCGGGGATGATCTCGGCGACGACCTCGCGGTCCTTGGCGATACCGGCCGCCTCGTCGTCCAGCTCCTTCGTCGCGGCGTCCCGGCGGGCGGTCGCGTCGTCGGCCTTGGCCTGGACGGCCGAGACCCGCTCGGTCAGCTCGGTGACCCGCTCCTGCGCGGACTCGCGGCGCTCCATGATTTCGAGGACGACGTCCTCCAGGTCGCCCTGGCGCTTGGCCAGCGAGGTGATCTCCCGCTGGAGGCTCTCCAGGTCCTTGGGGGAGGACACCGCGCCGGAGTCCAGCCGCTGCTGGTCGCGGACGGCGCGCTGGCGCACCTGGTCCACGTCCTGCTCCGCCTTGGTCTGCTCGCGGGTGGTGTCGCTCTCCTCGGTCTGGGAGGCGACCAGCAGGTCACGCAGCTGGGCGAGGTCGCTGCTGAGCGACTCGATCTCGGCGTGCTCGGGCAGCGACCGGCGCTTGTGGGCGAGCTGGGAGAGACGTACGTCGAGGGCCTGGACGTCGAGGAGTCGGATCTGGTCGGCGGGCGCGGCGTTCAGTTGGGGGCTCCAGAGGAATGGTGGGTGGTCCAGGGGTCGGTGACCTGCTTCGAGACATGGACCCGCAGGTCCCATCCGTGGCGGTCGGAAATCGCGTCGAGCTGCGCGGCGGCCTGCTCGCACCAGGGCCACTCGGTGGCCCAGTGCGCGGCGTCGACCAGGCCGAGCGGCGAGTGCTGAACGGCCTCGGAGGCCGGGTGGTGGCGCAGGTCGGCGGTCAGGTAGGCATCGACGCCCGCGGCGCGGACCGCGTCGAAGAGGCTGTCGCCGGAGCCGCCGCTGACGGCGACGGTACGCACGAGCGCCTCCGGGTCGCCGGCCAGCCGGATGCCCTGCGCGGTGGCGGGCAGCCGGGCGGCGGCGCGGGCGGCGAAGGCGCCGAGGGTTTCGGGGTGGTCGAGTTCACAGATCCGGCCGAGACCGCGACGGCCCCGGGGATCGGCCGGGTCCGGTACGAGGGGGCCCGTGACGCGCAGGTCCAGGGCTCCGGCGAGGGCGTCCGAGACGCCCGGGTCCGCGGTGTCGGCGTTGGTGTGCGCGACGTGCAGCGCGACGCCGTGCCTGATGAGGGTGTGCACGACCCGGCCCTTGAAGGTGTCGGCGGCGACCGTCGTCGTACCCCGCAGATAGAGCGGGTGGTGGGTGACGATCAGCTGGGCGCCGAGGGCGATGGCCTCGTCGGCGATCTCCTGGACCGGGTCGACGGCGAACAGCACCCGGTCGACCTCCGCTCCGGGCTCGCCGCACACCGTGCCGACCGCGTCCCATCCCTCGGCCCGCCCGGGGGGCCAGAGGGCGTCGAGCTCGGCGATGACTTCAGACAGACGGGGCACGGGGGAAAGGCTACCTGTCCCCCGTGCCCCGGCGGCCATGGCCGCCGGACCTGTGCGCCAGGACCGGCGGCCGGACATGAATCGTTACGTCGCGGGCCCGGCCCGCTACTTCACGAGGTCGGCGCGCAGGTCGTCCAGGACGAGGTCCGCCGCGGTGACGCCGAGGCCGAGGTACCAGGTCTCGTCGGAGACGTCCTTGGCCTGTCCGGCCTTGACCGCCTCCAGGTTCTTCCAGAGCGGGTTGGCCTGGGCGGTGTCGCGCTTGGTGGCCTTCACGTCCCCGTACACACCGGTGAAGATCCAGTCGGCGTCCGCCTCGTCGATCTTCTCGGGGCTGATCTCCGCGGCGAGGTCGTCGATCTGCTGGTTCTTGGGGCGCGGCAGGCCGGCGTCCTCAAGGATCGTGCCGATGAAGGACGCCCTGGCGTACAGGCGGATCTTGTCCGGCAGGTAGCGGACCATGGAGATCGTCGGCTTGTTCGGGCCGATGTCCGTGCCGAGCTTCTTGGCCTTCGCCTCGTACGCGGCCAGCTCGGTCTCCGCCTTGGCGGTCCGGTCCAGCGCCTCGGCGTTCAGGAGGTAGTTCTCCTTCCAGGTGAAGCCCGGACGGATGGAGAACACGGTCGGCGCGATCTTGGACAGCTCGTCGTACTTGTCGGCGGCCCGCAGCTGGCTGCCGAGGATCAGGTCCGGCTTGAGCCCCGCTATCGCCTCGAGGTTGAGGTTGTTGATGGTGCCGACGCTCTTCGGGCTGCCCGCGTCCTTCTCCAGGTACGAGGGGATGGCCACGTCGCCCTCGGCGGGGGCGTAGCCGACCGGCTTCACACCCAGCGAGACCACGTTGTCGAACTCGCCGACGTCCAGGACGACGACGCGCTTGGGGGCGGCCTTCAGTTCGGTCTTGCCCATGGCGTGGGTGAGGGTACGGGGGAACTCGCCGGGCTTGGCGTCCGTGCCGTACGCCGCCGTCTTCTTCGCCGCGTCGCCGAAGTCCTTGCCGCCCGTGGCGACGGCCGCCTTCTTGTCTCCGCCGGCGTCGGCCTTGGCCGCGTCGCCGGTCTTCCCGCCGTCGCTCCCGCAGGACGAGAGGGTGAGGGCGGCGGCCACCGCCAGGCCGACTGCGGCGGTGCCGCGGCGTCGAAGGGACATCTCTTGCTCCAGTTGTGGGTCGCGCAGGCATTGCTTAGGGCTGCCTAACCTTAGCCACGGCCGGCTCGGGCAGCACAGTCACCCCCTCCCCCTCAGGCGAATCGGGGCATCACCACCCTTATGTGTGAAGTGCAGGGTGTGGCGTTGTTCGGCAGGAAGTGCGAAAACTAGCTTCGGGTGCCGGAGGTGACGAGTCCATGACTGTCTGTGCCATCGAGGGCGGGGCCACCGGGGCCGCCACGACGGCGAAACCCCTGCCCGAAGAGCCCGCCGAGCCGGAGGAACCCGGGTCGCCGGACGTACGCGACGCTCCGGGGGCGCACGACGCCCACGGGGCAGCCGGCACGCCCGGTGAGAGCGGCGCGCCCGGCGCGCCCCTTGCGCCCGGCGCGCCCCTTGCGCCCGGCGCGTACGGGACCTTCGCGCTCACCGCCGACGCCTCGTACGCGGCCCGGCTCACCCTCGCTCCCGGAAACCCCGGGGAGCGGGCCTGGTACCCGGAACGCTGGACCCTCGACGGGCCCGAGCCGTACGCGGTGCCCCTCCCCCTTGACCAGCCCGAGGAGCCGGACTCCCAGGTGGTGCCGCTCGCCGACGGCCGGGTGCTCATCCGGCGGCGGGTGGCGGACCACCACGCGTTCTCGCTGCTCTACCCCACCGGGCCGGTGACCGGCGAACTCCCGCTGGGCGCGGTCGAATGCGCGGAGCTGACGCTGCTGCCGCCCGCGCCGGACGGCCGGAGCGTGTACGCCCTGTCGGCCGGTGAGCGCTCCACCGCGCTCTGGCTGGTGGCGGGCGGGGCCTTCGGGCCGGAGAAGGTCGCGGACGTACCGGGCCGCTGCTCCGGCGGGGCCTGGCTGGACCGGGCGGGCCGGATACTGGCCCTGGACCGGCAGACGGCCGACGACGGCCCGGTGAAGGCGGTCGCCCTGGACCTGGGGCGGGGCGGTGAGCTGACGCCGTTGCTGGAGATCACGCCGGGGAGCAACGACCGGCTGCTGCTCGCCGACCCGGACAGCGGGCTGCTGCTGCTCCGGTCCGACGCGCCGGGCCACGACCGGCTCGGGTGGGGGGTGCTCGGCAGCTGTCTGCCGGTGCGCTTCCCGGAGTGCCTGCGTCCGGCGGATGTCGCGGTGACCCCATTCGCCGTGCAGCCGGGACAGATACTGATGCCGGAGAGCTGCGCCGTGGGGCTGCGGATCGACGGGGCGGCGGGCAGCTGGCTGGGGGTGTGGCGCCCGGCGGGCCGTCGGCTGCACCAGTTCGCCGCGCCGCGGGGCTGGCTGGCCGGGGCCGGATTCTGGAACCGGGACGGCGTGCTCCACCTCCCCTACGCGGAGCCGGGAACACGCTGCGCCGTCGCACGGCTGGAGGCCCCGGTGGACGACGAGCACCACGCGGGGGCGGGACCGGCCGCCGGGGACGGAGCGGCGGGCGCGACCTGGGACGGGACCGGAACGCAACCGTCCGCGGCTGCCGCCGGTCCTGCTGTGTGCAAGCCCGTTCCCCTGGGACAGGCACCTCTCGGCGGACGTACGGGGCAGCCCTTAAACTCGGGTGCCTGGGCTACGCGGCCGTACCGGGCGGGTGCCGACGGTGACCGCGTCGGTGACGGTGGCGGGGCTTGTGACAACAAGTAAGCGATCACAACGGGGTGACTTCCCACATGTCTGAAGCCCGAACAGACACGACCCAGACGCGTCCGCCGGGGGCGGAAGCGGACCGGGCCGAGACCGGCGGTTCCGGAAAGCACCGAGGGGGTGCGTCGATGGAGAACACGGCCGCGCAGCCGCACGGCCGCCACCGCCGCCCCTCCGAAGGAGGCAGCAGAGCGGCCTGAGCCCGCGCCGCGACCGCACAAGGAATCCGCGGGACCACGAGAAGAAGGGGCCCGCTCCGGCCGTCCGGCCGGGGCGGGCCCCCCTCGCGTCCTCTCCCCGGGCTATGCCCGTTTGAGGCCCAGGACCTCCGCCGCCGCGAACGTCTCGTTCGGGGGACGGTCCTCGTAGTACGGGGTGATCAGCCCGTCCAGCTCGTCGAAAGTGAACGTCTCCTTCGCCGCGTCGAACTTCGCCGCCACCTTGGGCCGTTCCACGATCGCGACCATGCCGCCGTGGACCACGAGCAGTTGCCCGTTGACCTTTCCGGCCGCCGGGGAGGCCAGATAGCCGACGAGCGGCGAGACATGCTCGGGGGCCAGGGCGTCGAGCGTGCCGTCGGCCGGTTCCTGGAAGCCCGCGAAGACATCCTCGGTCATACGCGTACGGGCGCGCGGGCAGATGACGTTGGCGGTGACGCCGTACTTGGCCAGGGCCAGGGCCGTCGAGGTGGTGAGGCCGACGATGCCGCCCTTGGCCGCCGCGTAGTTCGGCTGGCCGGCCGAACCCGCCAGGAACGCCTCCGACGAGGTGTTGACGATCCGCCCGTAGACGGGGCCGCCGGACTCCTTGGAGCGGGTGCGCCAGTGGGCGGCGGCGAAGTGGGTGGTGTTGAAGTGACCCTTGAGGTGAACCCGGACGACCGAGTCCCATTCGTCCTCGGTCATCGAGAAGATCATCCGGTCCCGCAGGATGCCCGCGTTGTTGACCAGGATGTCGAGCTTCCCGTACGTGGACACGGCCAGGTCCACCAGGGCGCGGGCCTGTCCGTGGTCGGAGACGTCGCCGAGGTGGGCGACCGCCCGGCCGCCCGCCGCCCGGATCTCGGCGGCGACCTCCTCGGCGGGGGCCGCCGACGCCTCGCCGGAGCCGTCGCGGCCCGGCTGCCCGTAGTCGTTGATGACGACGGCCGCGCCGAGCCGGGCCAGTTCCAGTGCTTCGGCGCGCCCGAGGCCCCGGCCCGCGCCGGTGACGATCGCGGAGAGGCCGTCCAGGGGTAGTGACATCGCAGTCCTCAATGTCGGTGAATGACTCGGTCGGTGGGGACGGGGTTCCGGCCCGTCCCCGGGGGCGGGGTCAGAGTTCGACGCAGGTACGCAGCGACTCGCCGGTCCTCATCTGGTCCAGGGCGTCGTTGATGCCATCCAGCCGCACCCGGTGAGTGATCATCGAGGCGAGGTCGATCCGGCCGGCCCGCCAGAGCGCGATGGCCCGTTCGTAGGAGCGCAGGACGTCCCCGCCGCCGTACATGGAGGGCAGGATCCGCTTCTCGTCGAAGAACAGCTCGAACATGTTGACCTGGAAGTTGTCGTCCATCGCCCCGGCGCCGACGATGCAGAGGGTGCCGCCGCGCCGGGTGTTCTCGTACGCCGTGCGGGCGGTGGCGGACTTGCCCACGACCTCGAAGACGTAGTCGAAGCCCTCGCCGCCGGTGATCCGCTGCTTGGCGTCGGCGAACTCGTCCGGGGACACCGCCTCGGTCGCACCGAAGTTCAGCGCGGCCTCGCGCCGGGAGGCGACCGGGTCGACGGCGACGATCTGGGCGGCGCCCTGGACCCGCGCACCCTGGATCGTGGAGATGCCGACCCCGCCGCAGCCGATCACGGCGACCGACGAACCGGCCTCCACCCGCGCGGTGTTGATGGCAGCGCCGAGTCCGGTGGTGACCCCGCAGCCGATCAGCGCGGCGATCTCGTAGGGCACGTCGTCGGGGATCGGGACGGCGCAGCCCGCGCCGACCACGACCTCCTCGGTGAAGGTGCCGGTGCCCGCGAACCCGAAGACATCGCCGCCGGGACGCTTGAAGTTGGGGGTGCCCGCGTTCATGAAGCCGGCCAGACAGAGCTGTGTCTGACCGCGCCTGCACGAGGGGCAGGTGCCACAGGCGGGCAGCCAGCAGACCAGCACCCGGTCCCCCTGGCTGAGCCCGGTGACACCGTCGCCGATGTCGAGGACCTCGCCCGCGCCCTCGTGGCCGGGGATGAAGGGGGCGGGCTGCGGGAGCACGCCGCTCATCGCGGAGATGTCGGAGTGGCACAGTCCGGTGGCCCGGATGCGGAGCTTGACCTTGCCGGGGCCGAAGCCCACCGCCTCGACATCGTCGAGGACTTCCAGTTTGTCCTGGCCTATCTCGTGCAGTACGGCTGCGCGCATGGTGCGGCTCCCCTCGGATCGGCTCTTTCAGGAGTGTTCGACGAGCGTGTCCACCAGAACCGGCGCGTCGTCCCGCTCGACGGCGCTCACCGCGACCTGGATGCGGCCGTCCCCGGACCACATCCGGATCCGGAGGGTCTCGCCGGGGAAGACCACTCCGGCGAAGCGGGTGCTGTAGGCGGTGACGCGGGTGGCGTCGCCGTCGAGCAGCGTGTCGGTGACGGCCTTCAGCGTCATGCCGTAGGTGCACAGCCCGTGCAGGATCGGCCGGTCGAAGCCGGCCAGCTTGGCGAACTCCGGGTCGGCGTGCAGCGGGTTCCAGTCCCCGGAGAGCCGGTAGAGCAGCGCCTGGTCCTCCCGGATCGCCCGTTCGACCGTGTGGTCCGGGGCCCGCTCCGGCGGGACCGGGCGGGCGGAGGGGCCGCGTTCGCCTCCGAAGCCGCCCTCGCCGCGGACGAAGATCTGGGAGTCGTTGGTCCACAGCGGACCGTCGTCGTCCGATGCCTCGGTGCGCAGGACGAGGACGGCCGCCTTGCCCTTGTCGTAGACCGCGGCGACCTTCGACGTCTGCACGGCGCGGCCGCGTACCGGGATGGGCCGGTGCACCCGTACGGTCTGGCCGCCGTGCAGGACCGCGGCCAGGTCCACCTCGACACCGGGCGAGGAAAGGCCGCCCGCCATGCCGGTGCCCGCTCCCGCGACGGTGGCGAAGCTCGGCAGCACCTGGAGCCGGGACTCCAGGGTGTAGCGCAGCTCGTCGGGGTCGGTGGCGGGGCTGCCCGCGCCGAGGCCCAGGTGGTAGAGCTGGATGTCCTTGTGGTCCCAGCCGATCTCGGCTCGGCGGGGTTCGGCGGCGACCGCCGCTACGGCGTCAATGGGCATGGGGAAGCCGCTCCTTGATGGTGGGAAGACCTCGGCACGACCGTCCGCACCGTCGGCCGCACCGAGGTCGTGCGGGACCGGCCGGCACGTCCGTTCTAGAACGCGTTCTAGCCGATGGCCCATGTATAACGCAGCCCCCGGGAGTTGTGAAGCCTGCTGACGACATGTCAGATGAGTGGCCCCGCAGGCCCGGACGCACCTTCCGGCCATGACATTTGTCATCGCGGAGCCCGTACACGCGGCTCTGCCGCGGACCCCGTGCCCTGCGTAGCGTCGTGGCCATGAGGAAGACAACGGGGACAGCGGCCGGGACAGCGGCCGGGACAGCGGCCGGGACAGCGGCCGGAACGGCGGCGGGGACAGCACCGGGGCCGGCGGAAGGGACAGCGGTGGCGGGGCCCGCGGTGGTCTTCACCGGGACGGTCAAGACGTTCGGCAGGGCGGACCGGGCGGTACGGGCCGTCGACGGCGTCGACCTGGAGATCGGGCGCGGTGAGACGGTGGCGCTGCTCGGCCGCAACGGGGCGGGCAAGTCGACCACCATCAGCCTGCTGCTCGGTCTGAACGACCCGGACTCCGGCACCGTACGGCTCCTGGGCCGCTCCCCCGACGAGGCGGTGCGCGCCGGTCTGGTGGGCGCGATGCTCCAGGACGGGCGGCCCATCCCCCGGGTGACGGTCCGCGAACTGGTCCGCTTCATCGCCTCCACCTACCCGCGCCCGATGCCGGTCGAGGACGCGCTCGCTCTCGCGGGTGTCACCTCGTACGCGGACCGGCGCGTCGACAAGCTCTCCGGCGGCCAGATCCAGCGGGTCCGCTTCGCCGTCGCGCTGGCGGGCAATCCGGAACTCGTCGTCCTGGACGAGCCGACCGCCGCCCTGGACGTGGAGGCCCGGCGCGCGTTCTGGCAGTCGATGCGGTCCTTCGCCGGACGCGGCAACACCGTTCTGTTCTCCACGCACTATCTGGAGGAGGCCGACGAGAACGCCGACCGGATCGTCGTCATCGACCGGGGCCGGATCGTCGCGGACGGCAGCGGTGACCGGATCCGGCGCTCGGCCGGCGGGAACCTCGTCTCCTTCGACCTGGCGGGAACCCCGTTCGACCCGGCGGGAAACCCGGCGGACGGCCTGGAGCTGCTGCCGGGTGTGGTCGGTGCCGAGGTGCGCGGCCCGCGGGCGCACCTTCGGACGGACGACTCCGACGCGACCGTCGTGGAGCTGGCCAGGATCGGTGCCGTCCGTGGCCTGACCGTGTCCCGGGCGACGCTGGAGGACGCCTTCCTGGCCCTGACCGCGCCCGCCGAATCCCGCCTTCCCGTCGCTTCCCACCCCGCCGGCGCCTCCGAGGAGACCGTGTGATGCTGCCCTACATCGTGCTCGAAATCCGCCGGACCCTGCGCGACAGCGTCTTCCTGATCTTCGGAACGGGGATGCCCGTGATGATGTATCTGCTCTTCACCAACCTGGGGGACGGCGGGGAGTACGCCGACTGGAAGGCCGCGTCGATGGTCGGCATGGCGGCGTACGGGGCGCTCGGCTCCGCCATGGCCATCGGTACCGGGATCGCCTCCGACAAGTCCCTCGGCTGGCTCCAGCAGTTGCGGATCACCCCGCTCGACCCGACCCGGGCCGTCGTGGGCCGGGCGGTCAGCGGCTCGGTGACCGTACTGCCGACCATCGTGGCGGTCCTGCTGGCCGGAGCCCTGGTCAACGGGGTGCGGCTGGCGGCCTGGCAGTGGATCGCGCTGGTGCTGCTGCTGTGGATCGGGGCACTGCCGTTCACCCTGCTCGGCATCGGCAACGGCTACCGGCTCACTCCGCAGGGCACCGGAGTGGTCAATGTGGCGTGCCTGATGGGCTTCGCGGTCGTCGGCGGGCTGTGGTTCCCGCTCGGGGCGTTCCCCGCGTGGCTGCGTTCCGTCGGCGAGTACACCCCGGCCCAC encodes:
- a CDS encoding MaoC/PaaZ C-terminal domain-containing protein, translated to MPIDAVAAVAAEPRRAEIGWDHKDIQLYHLGLGAGSPATDPDELRYTLESRLQVLPSFATVAGAGTGMAGGLSSPGVEVDLAAVLHGGQTVRVHRPIPVRGRAVQTSKVAAVYDKGKAAVLVLRTEASDDDGPLWTNDSQIFVRGEGGFGGERGPSARPVPPERAPDHTVERAIREDQALLYRLSGDWNPLHADPEFAKLAGFDRPILHGLCTYGMTLKAVTDTLLDGDATRVTAYSTRFAGVVFPGETLRIRMWSGDGRIQVAVSAVERDDAPVLVDTLVEHS
- a CDS encoding ABC transporter permease, which produces MLPYIVLEIRRTLRDSVFLIFGTGMPVMMYLLFTNLGDGGEYADWKAASMVGMAAYGALGSAMAIGTGIASDKSLGWLQQLRITPLDPTRAVVGRAVSGSVTVLPTIVAVLLAGALVNGVRLAAWQWIALVLLLWIGALPFTLLGIGNGYRLTPQGTGVVNVACLMGFAVVGGLWFPLGAFPAWLRSVGEYTPAHGFADLGWSAVAGHAPGAGSVAVLAGWLLLFGGYAVVSYRRSARTV
- a CDS encoding ABC transporter ATP-binding protein, with amino-acid sequence MVFTGTVKTFGRADRAVRAVDGVDLEIGRGETVALLGRNGAGKSTTISLLLGLNDPDSGTVRLLGRSPDEAVRAGLVGAMLQDGRPIPRVTVRELVRFIASTYPRPMPVEDALALAGVTSYADRRVDKLSGGQIQRVRFAVALAGNPELVVLDEPTAALDVEARRAFWQSMRSFAGRGNTVLFSTHYLEEADENADRIVVIDRGRIVADGSGDRIRRSAGGNLVSFDLAGTPFDPAGNPADGLELLPGVVGAEVRGPRAHLRTDDSDATVVELARIGAVRGLTVSRATLEDAFLALTAPAESRLPVASHPAGASEETV